A genomic window from Bos javanicus breed banteng chromosome 13, ARS-OSU_banteng_1.0, whole genome shotgun sequence includes:
- the LOC133259652 gene encoding RNA-binding protein 12 isoform X1, translating into MAVVIRLQGLPIVAGTMDIRHFFSGLTIPDGGVHIVGGELGEAFIVFATDEDARLGMMRTGGTIKGSKVTLLLSSKTEMQNMIELSRRRFETANLDIPPANASRSGPPPSSGMSGRVNLPTTVPNFNNPSPSVVTATTSVHESSKNIQTFSTASIGTAPPNMGASFGSPTFSSTVPSTASPMNTVPPPPIPPIPAMPSLPPMPSIPPIPVPPPVPTMPPVPPVPPIPPVPSVPPMTPLPPMSGMPPLNPPPVAPLPAGMNGSGAPVNLNNNLNPVFLGPLNPVNPVQMNSQSSVKPLPINPDDLYVSVHGMPFSAMENDVRDFFHGLRVDAVHLLKDHVGRNNGNGLVKFLSPQDTFEALKRNRMLMIQRYVEVSPATERQWVAAGGHITFKQSIGPSGQTHPPPQPLPRSKSPSGQKRSRSRSPHEAGFCVYLKGLPFEAENKHVIDFFKKLDIVEDSIYIAYGPNGKATGEGFVEFRNEADYKAALCRHKQYMGNRFIQVHPITKKGMLEKIDMIRKRLQNFSYDQREMILNPEGDVTSAKVCAHITNIPFSITKMDVLQFLEGIPVDENAVHVLVDNNGQGLGQALVQFKNEDDARKSERLHRKKLNGREAFVHVVTLEDMREIEKNPPAQGKKGLKMSVPGNPAVPGIPNVGMPNAGLPSSGMPSAGLPNAGMPNAGIPAAGMPNAGMPAAGMPNAGIPSAGMPAAGMPGVGMPGAGMPSAGGEEHAFLAVGSKEANSGPPFNFPGNFGGSNAFGPPLPPPGLGGAFGDARPGMPSVGNSGLPGLGLDVPGFGGGPNNLSGPGFGGGPQNFGNGPGSLGGPPGFGSGPPGLGNAPGHLSGPPAFGPGPGPGPGPIHIGGPPGFGSSSGKPGPTIIKVQNMPFTVSIDEILDFFYGYQVIPGSVCLKYNEKGMPTGEAMVAFESRDEATAAVIDLNDRPIGSRKVKLVLG; encoded by the coding sequence ATGGCTGTGGTCATCCGTTTGCAAGGTCTCCCAATTGTGGCGGGGACCATGGACATTCGCCACTTCTTCTCTGGATTGACCATTCCTGATGGGGGCGTGCATATTGTAGGGGGTGAACTGGGTGAGGCTTTCATCGTTTTTGCCACTGATGAAGATGCAAGGCTTGGTATGATGCGCACAGGTGGTACAATTAAAGGGTCAAAAGTAACACTGTTGTTGAGTAGTAAAACGGAAATGCAGAATATGATTGAACTGAGTCGTAGGCGTTTTGAAACTGCCAACCTAGATATACCACCGGCAAATGCTAGTAGATCAGGACCGCCACCTAGCTCAGGAATGAGTGGCAGGGTGAACTTGCCTACAACAGTACCCAACTTTAATAATCCTTCACCCAGTGTAGTTACTGCCACCACTTCTGTTCATGAAAGCAGCAAAAACATACAGACATTTTCCACAGCCAGCATAGGAACGGCTCCTCCAAATATGGGGGCTTCCTTTGGGAGCCCAACGTTTAGCTCAACTGTTCCGAGCACAGCCTCTCCGATGAACACAGTCCCACCTCCACCAATTCCTCCAATCCCAGCGATGCCATCTTTGCCGCCAATGCCGTCTATTCCCCCAATTCCAGTTCCTCCTCCGGTACCTACAATGCCTCCTGTGCCTCCTGTGCCCCCAATTCCCCCAGTCCCTTCTGTGCCACCCATGACCCCACTGCCACCCATGTCAGGCATGCCACCTTTGAACCCACCACCTGTGGCACCTCTACCTGCTGGAATGAATGGCTCTGGAGCACCTGTGAATCTGAACAATAACCTGAACCCTGTGTTTCTGGGTCCATTGAATCCTGTTAACCCTGTCCAGATGAACTCGCAAAGCAGTGTGAAACCACTTCCCATCAACCCTGATGATCTGTATGTCAGTGTGCATGGAATGCCCTTTTCTGCAATGGAAAATGATGTCCGAGATTTTTTCCATGGGCTCCGCGTTGATGCGGTGCATTTGTTGAAAGATCATGTAGGTCGAAATAATGGGAATGGATTGGTTAAGTTTCTCTCCCCTCAAGATACATTTGAAGCTTTGAAACGAAACAGAATGCTGATGATTCAACGCTATGTGGAAGTTAGTCCTGCCACAGAGAGACAGTGGGTAGCTGCTGGAGGCCATATCACTTTTAAGCAAAGTATAGGACCTTCTGGACAAACCCATCCCCCTCCTCAGCCACTTCCCAGGTCAAAATCGCCCAGTGGGCAGAAAAGGTCAAGGTCAAGATCACCACATGAGGCTGGTTTTTGTGTTTACTTGAAAGGGCTGCCATTTGAAGCAGAAAACAAACatgtcattgatttttttaaaaagttggataTTGTGGAAGATAGTATTTATATTGCTTATGGACCCAATGGGAAAGCAACGGGTGAAGGCTTCGTAGAGTTCAGGAATGAGGCTGACTATAAGGCTGCTCTGTGTCGTCATAAACAATACATGGGTAATCGCTTTATTCAAGTTCATCCAATTACCAAGAAAGGTATGCTAGAAAAGATAGATATGATTCGAAAAAGACTGCAGAACTTCAGCTATGACCAGAGGGAAATGATCTTAAATCCGGAGGGGGATGTCACCTCTGCCAAAGTCTGTGCCCATATAACAAATATTCCCTTCAGCATTACCAAGATGGATGTTCTTCAGTTCCTAGAAGGAATCCCAGTGGATGAAAATGCTGTACATGTTCTTGTTGATAACAATGGGCAAGGTCTAGGACAGGCATTGGTtcagtttaaaaatgaagatgatgcaCGTAAGTCTGAACGCTTACACCGTAAAAAACTTAATGGGAGAGAAGCTTTTGTTCATGTAGTTACTTTAGAAGATATGAGAGAGATTGAGAAAAATCCTCCTGCCCAAGGAAAAAAGGGGTTAAAGATGTCTGTGCCAGGTAATCCTGCAGTTCCAGGAATTCCCAATGTGGGAATGCCCAATGCGGGATTGCCCAGTTCAGGAATGCCCAGTGCGGGACTGCCTAATGCGGGAATGCCCAATGCAGGAATACCTGCTGCGGGAATGCCCAATGCGGGAATGCCTGCTGCAGGAATGCCTAATGCAGGAATTCCCAGTGCAGGAATGCCTGCTGCGGGAATGCCTGGTGTGGGAATGCCCGGTGCGGGAATGCCTAGTGCAGGAGGTGAAGAGCATGCCTTCTTGGCTGTAGGATCTAAGGAGGCCAACAGTGGGCCTCCATTTAACTTTCCTGGTAATTTTGGTGGGTCAAATGCCTTTGGAccaccactccctcctccaggattAGGAGGGGCCTTTGGTGATGCTAGGCCTGGAATGCCTTCAGTTGGAAATAGTGGTTTGCCTGGTCTAGGACTGGATGTTCCAGGTTTTGGAGGTGGACCAAATAATTTAAGTGGACCAGGATTTGGAGGGGGCCCTCAGAATTTTGGAAATGGCCCTGGTAGCTTAGGTGGCCCCCCTGGCTTTGGAAGTGGGCCCCCTGGCCTTGGAAATGCCCCTGGGCATTTGAGTGGCCCTCCAGCCTTTggtcctggccctggccctggccctggcccaaTCCACATTGGTGGTCCTCCTGGCTTTGGATCTAGTTCTGGAAAACCAGGACCAACAATAATTAAAGTACAGAACATGCCCTTCACTGTGTCTATTGATGagattttagatttcttttaCGGTTATCAAGTGATCCCAGGCTCAGTGTGTTTAAAGTACAATGAAAAAGGTATGCCCACCGGTGAAGCTATGGTGGCTTTCGAATCTCGGGATGAAGCCACAGCTGCTGTCATTGACTTAAATGACAGACCTATTGGCTCTAGGAAAGTAAAACTTGTATTAGGGTAG
- the LOC133259652 gene encoding RNA-binding protein 12 isoform X2 yields the protein MAVVIRLQGLPIVAGTMDIRHFFSGLTIPDGGVHIVGGELGEAFIVFATDEDARLGMMRTGGTIKGSKVTLLLSSKTEMQNMIELSRRRFETANLDIPPANASRSGPPPSSGMSGRVNLPTTVPNFNNPSPSVVTATTSVHESSKNIQTFSTASIGTAPPNMGASFGSPTFSSTVPSTASPMNTVPPPPIPPIPAMPSLPPMPSIPPIPVPPPVPTMPPVPPVPPIPPVPSVPPMTPLPPMSGMPPLNPPPVAPLPAGMNGSGAPVNLNNNLNPVFLGPLNPVNPVQMNSQSSVKPLPINPDDLYVSVHGMPFSAMENDVRDFFHGLRVDAVHLLKDHVGRNNGNGLVKFLSPQDTFEALKRNRMLMIQRYVEVSPATERQWVAAGGHITFKQSIGPSGQTHPPPQPLPRSKSPSGQKRSRSRSPHEAGFCVYLKGLPFEAENKHVIDFFKKLDIVEDSIYIAYGPNGKATGEGFVEFRNEADYKAALCRHKQYMGNRFIQVHPITKKGMLEKIDMIRKRLQNFSYDQREMILNPEGDVTSAKVCAHITNIPFSITKMDVLQFLEGIPVDENAVHVLVDNNGQGLGQALVQFKNEDDAHGPLCDLGSAVCFM from the coding sequence ATGGCTGTGGTCATCCGTTTGCAAGGTCTCCCAATTGTGGCGGGGACCATGGACATTCGCCACTTCTTCTCTGGATTGACCATTCCTGATGGGGGCGTGCATATTGTAGGGGGTGAACTGGGTGAGGCTTTCATCGTTTTTGCCACTGATGAAGATGCAAGGCTTGGTATGATGCGCACAGGTGGTACAATTAAAGGGTCAAAAGTAACACTGTTGTTGAGTAGTAAAACGGAAATGCAGAATATGATTGAACTGAGTCGTAGGCGTTTTGAAACTGCCAACCTAGATATACCACCGGCAAATGCTAGTAGATCAGGACCGCCACCTAGCTCAGGAATGAGTGGCAGGGTGAACTTGCCTACAACAGTACCCAACTTTAATAATCCTTCACCCAGTGTAGTTACTGCCACCACTTCTGTTCATGAAAGCAGCAAAAACATACAGACATTTTCCACAGCCAGCATAGGAACGGCTCCTCCAAATATGGGGGCTTCCTTTGGGAGCCCAACGTTTAGCTCAACTGTTCCGAGCACAGCCTCTCCGATGAACACAGTCCCACCTCCACCAATTCCTCCAATCCCAGCGATGCCATCTTTGCCGCCAATGCCGTCTATTCCCCCAATTCCAGTTCCTCCTCCGGTACCTACAATGCCTCCTGTGCCTCCTGTGCCCCCAATTCCCCCAGTCCCTTCTGTGCCACCCATGACCCCACTGCCACCCATGTCAGGCATGCCACCTTTGAACCCACCACCTGTGGCACCTCTACCTGCTGGAATGAATGGCTCTGGAGCACCTGTGAATCTGAACAATAACCTGAACCCTGTGTTTCTGGGTCCATTGAATCCTGTTAACCCTGTCCAGATGAACTCGCAAAGCAGTGTGAAACCACTTCCCATCAACCCTGATGATCTGTATGTCAGTGTGCATGGAATGCCCTTTTCTGCAATGGAAAATGATGTCCGAGATTTTTTCCATGGGCTCCGCGTTGATGCGGTGCATTTGTTGAAAGATCATGTAGGTCGAAATAATGGGAATGGATTGGTTAAGTTTCTCTCCCCTCAAGATACATTTGAAGCTTTGAAACGAAACAGAATGCTGATGATTCAACGCTATGTGGAAGTTAGTCCTGCCACAGAGAGACAGTGGGTAGCTGCTGGAGGCCATATCACTTTTAAGCAAAGTATAGGACCTTCTGGACAAACCCATCCCCCTCCTCAGCCACTTCCCAGGTCAAAATCGCCCAGTGGGCAGAAAAGGTCAAGGTCAAGATCACCACATGAGGCTGGTTTTTGTGTTTACTTGAAAGGGCTGCCATTTGAAGCAGAAAACAAACatgtcattgatttttttaaaaagttggataTTGTGGAAGATAGTATTTATATTGCTTATGGACCCAATGGGAAAGCAACGGGTGAAGGCTTCGTAGAGTTCAGGAATGAGGCTGACTATAAGGCTGCTCTGTGTCGTCATAAACAATACATGGGTAATCGCTTTATTCAAGTTCATCCAATTACCAAGAAAGGTATGCTAGAAAAGATAGATATGATTCGAAAAAGACTGCAGAACTTCAGCTATGACCAGAGGGAAATGATCTTAAATCCGGAGGGGGATGTCACCTCTGCCAAAGTCTGTGCCCATATAACAAATATTCCCTTCAGCATTACCAAGATGGATGTTCTTCAGTTCCTAGAAGGAATCCCAGTGGATGAAAATGCTGTACATGTTCTTGTTGATAACAATGGGCAAGGTCTAGGACAGGCATTGGTtcagtttaaaaatgaagatgatgcaC